The window NNNNNNNNNNNNNNNNNNNNNNNNNNNNNNNNNNNNNNNNNNNNNNNNNNNNNNNNNNNNNNNNNNNNNNNNNNNNNNNNNNNNNNNNNNNNNNNNNNNNNNNNNNNNNNNNNNNNNNNNNNNNNNNNNNNNNNNNNNNNNNNNNNNNNNNNNNNNNNNNNNNNNNNNNNNNNNNNNNNNNNNNNNNNNNNNNNNNNNNNNNNNNNNNNNNNNNNNNNNNNNNNNNNNNNNNNNNNNNNNNNNNNNNNNNNNNNNNNNNNNNNNNNNNNNNNNNNNNNNNNNNNNNNNNNNNNNNNNNNNNNNNNNNNNNNNNNNNNNNNNNNNNNNNNNNNNNNNNNNNNNNNNNNNNNNNNNNNNNNNNNNNNNNNNNNNNNNNNNNNNNNNNNNNNNNNNNNNNNNNNNNNNNNNNNNNNNNNNNNNNNNNNNNNNNNNNNNNNNNNNNNNNNNNNNNNNNNNNNNNNNNNNNNNNNNNNNNNNNNNNNNGCATTTGTTGTGTTATTTcaggaaagccttccagaaagtttgaattttttttccttgtttacgcaggatagaaacaagatgggAGATTCAGTACCTCTAAAACTAGCACTGCCAGAGCTGAAGTATCCTATTGGTTCACAGCCAAAGGAAAAGTCAGCAATCAACCCTACTCTGGTTCAGATTATATCTCTATTGTCAAAAGCATCCTAAAACCAGATGAGATGATAAGAGTCCGAGGATCATTTCTGGGACCTGTAATGAAGCTCAGTGAGAGAGGATTGAAGTTATCAGCAAAGATAGTCTACGCCATTCTCACTAGAAGCATCGTTTCTGTCAAGGAGAATGAAGCCTGGTTCCATTTCGGTGCGCAGCCAATGaggttctctataagagaattTCATATGATGACAGGCTTGAAATGTAGTGGTGCATTAGAAGGACCACGAAGGGAAACCGAGAGATTTAATTGGGAATTGCTAAAGGGGCGTAGTCATAAGTTAAGTGACGTGGTGGACcagctcagaaacacaagagaagatgcttctgaGGAGAATATGCCTCGCAATGCTCATCCTGGTAGAGAGCATATTATTGCGGAAGAGCAAAGGAGGGAGTTTTCCTTTGGAATATGCGAAAAATGCACAGGATATGACATATCCATGGGGAAAAGAGGCTTACATTGTGCTCCTGAAGTCAATTCAAAACGCTGTCGCGAATCATTTGGAGAATAATCCAAATTTGAGTTGCAAGGTTATCCTCTAGTATTCCTTCTTTGGATACTAGAGTCGATTCCTTTGCTAAGGGATAAGTTCAGTAAGTGTGTACCAACAGTTGAGGTTCCTGGGCCGACTTACTTGTGTGAAAAATACACTGAGGTAGAGAATCCATCACTTGATAGGGTTTTACAGGTTGAAGCTGATACAAGGTAAGCTTTTCCAAGTATATGTTTCTCAGTTtatttggcttcttctttttaatatgtttctcaTTGGTCTTTTTTTAAATACTCTCTCAGCTGAAGGTCCATTGCATACTACCTTCTATTCCTCATGATCCAGAAGATGATATCTCCATTGAAGACAAATATAGTGACGAGCTGGAAACAGTGAAAGATGTAACAAAGAAAGGGTACAAGATTACAGCCGATGACTGGGAAAATAGGTGTGTAGACACATTTGACACATTGGATGCTCTTATTCAAATGATGGCAATAAGGAGACTGGCCAAGCTTCTACTCCGATTGATGAGGATTCAGTAAATGAAAAAGTGAACAGGATCATCACGGTAATGGAGGAGAATCTGAAGAGCATGAAGGATCGAATGTCATTactggaagaagaaaaatacaTCTTAGAGCTCGTGTGTCAGAGTTGGAAGGAAACAACAATGTTTTTCCCACTAACGTGACACAAAAGGTAAATTCTCAAAACATCTTCTTTTACATTtgcattttcaagtattttttggaAGATCTTGTACATATTCTTGAATGCCTTCCTAATATTTGACAAACAGCGATCCAGTGggacacctttatctccaatgtctcacacgcaaccatcgagtgagacacctttatctccaatgtctcaacagcctaatttgacacatgaggtatgtaaccaataaatattgttgagttttgaagtaatatttggaaagcttttgtacttcttgaatgcattcctgatttttgcaggagACAATGATTGAATCAGCTGCATCTCCAAAGTCTCAACAAAATGAGGTATATGCTcaaaaatttttaagaaaatatttggaaattcttGTACAAAATCCTGAATGCCttcctgatttttgcaggaTTACACGCAACATCGAGTGAGacgcctttatctccaatgtctcaacagcctaatttgacacatgaggtatgtaaccaataaaatattgttgagttttgaagtaatatttggaaGCTTTTGTACATATTCTagaatgcattcttgatttttgcaggagacaatgaatgaatcagatgatgaaactcctgcccttgatactcaagtattctctcctaatctgacaaaagaggtatatgctcaatgatattgttttcacagttggagtttacaaattagtttgggtgatttttttttacatataaaggcttttctgatttttgacagaaagaaacagaaacGTCTACCGATGAGAGGCCATCCAATCCTAATCAAGATGGAAAACCAGATGATGAGGTAATATTTATTCTAGAAATTATAgttgaatgtattcatgatggccattcctgatatttttttgcagattgtgaGAGAGAAATTAACAAGTGAGTCACCTGCTAGTCAGAGTCAAGTTTTGCAGAAAGAAACAGTGGAAATGAATgagacaccttcttctccaatagCTCCAAAGAGTATTGAAACTCCCGTTTATACTCCAAGTCAGACTCAGCAGGTACATGGTCAAAAAAAATCTTGGATTTTTAAGTTAATGTTTGGAAGCTTTAGAACGTACTCTGGATTGACTTCGTGATAATTTTTacagattgagagagagccATCGGATGACACGCCTGCCCTTGATACTCAAGTTTTTACTCCTAATCTGACaaaagaggtatatgctcaatgacagttggagtttacaattagttttgggtgatttacatatatagacCTTTCTAATTTTTGGCAGAGGGAAACACAAACCTCTACTGATGAAACGCcacccaaaactaatcaagaagaaggaaaaccagatgatgaggtaatatttactctagaaattataattgaatgtattcatgatggcctttcctgatattttttgcagattgtgatTGAGTCACCTGCTGCTCAGACTCAAGTTTTGCAAAAAGAAACACTGGAAATGAATgagacaccttcttctccaatatctccaaagagtattgaggctcaagtttttactccaattcagaaacagcaggtaaatgttcaaaaaatcttgGAGATTTCAAGTAATGTTTGAAAGCTTTTGTACGTGTTTTTGATCCCCTAcctgacttttttttgttttttttgcagacGGTAACAGAGGAAACGTATGAGGCTACACAGCCATTGACTGAGATCATTTCAGCAAACAATAAAAAGGTAAGCATAGAAATGTCTTTCATAAGTACaacttgaattttaaattgtagaaacTTCTTCATAACTACCTCTTTTATTTTACTGTTATTACAGGAGGATACACATGCTGTGCATCACACACCTTCCTCTCCATTGTCTTCACTAATTGCACTAGTtattgaa of the Brassica rapa cultivar Chiifu-401-42 chromosome A03, CAAS_Brap_v3.01, whole genome shotgun sequence genome contains:
- the LOC117132740 gene encoding dextranase-like gives rise to the protein MNESDDETPALDTQVFSPNLTKEKETETSTDERPSNPNQDGKPDDEIVREKLTSESPASQSQVLQKETVEMNETPSSPIAPKSIETPVYTPSQTQQIEREPSDDTPALDTQVFTPNLTKERETQTSTDETPPKTNQEEGKPDDEIVIESPAAQTQVLQKETLEMNETPSSPISPKSIEAQVFTPIQKQQTVTEETYEATQPLTEIISANNKKEDTHAVHHTPSSPLSSLIALVIEENKNALSETETATQYFSTSEGAYTIKQKESSRRISQGYYRTYY